The Syngnathoides biaculeatus isolate LvHL_M chromosome 6, ASM1980259v1, whole genome shotgun sequence genome has a window encoding:
- the unc45a gene encoding protein unc-45 homolog A isoform X1 translates to MSQTQKQRVTIDHIAANAFGPEALREEGNGLFKAGDIQGAVCCYTRALKLSDNIQESAVLYRNRSACYLKLAEYNKAETDASKSLDTDPSDVKARFRRAQAFQKLGRLDQAFVDVQRCAQLEPKNKAFQDLLRQLGAQMQQQSQQLNSTDARVQQMFALLVDMSVKDSDRQKAAQNLVVLSREDAGAEQIFRNDGVRLIHQLLKSNQEDLVLSALRTLVGLCTEHQSRTMAIVNELGMDQLCAVMGSGGSAISLATCHLLQVMFEALTEGMKREIRRKEEAILPEPSKELRSMLRHLLEMLPASNVSGPGRDNAINLLVKQVPRKSLKNPDNSLTLLVIDQGLKKILEVAASLPELSEGPKLTENSHMSCSVLLTKLYDDLQSDKERENFNKLCEDYVRQQFNQTDLDAKLRAIQTVSVLLQGPSDVGNRTLELSGMMDAVISLCASEDVNHQQVAVEALIHAAGKSKRASFITANGVALLKDLYKKSDNDRIRVRALVGLCKLGSAGGTDFSMKQFAEGSTLKLSKQCRKWLCNESLPATSRRWSVEGLAYLTFDADVKEDLVDDKNALWAMFELAKSEDKTVLFAVGSTLVNCTNSYEVEKPDPQMVELAKYAKQHVPEEHPKDAASYVEKRLTKLLEAGAVSALVCMVKHESPALTDACRECIARVFLALVERQEDRGTVVAQGGGKALIPLASDNTDVGKVKAAQALSKITITSNPEIAFPGERIYEVVRPLVSLLSLHCTLLQNFEALMALTNLAGISERLRQKIIKEKAVPKIEGYMFEEHNLVRAAATECMCNLILSTEVQELYLPTGNDRLKLLVLYCGEDDERLRRAAAGTLAMLTAEQPELCARITAATTHWLEILQALLLSEISDLRHRGVVIVRNMMQAEKSLAETLIESEVLEILSVLAKGGQIALEPATEIAQSCLDKAMEYGIIMSREENKSPEVMKS, encoded by the exons ATGAGCCAGACACAAAAACAGAGGGTAACCATCGATCACATAGCCGCTAACGCATTT GGCCCTGAAGCCCTGAGGGAAGAGGGGAATGGCCTTTTCAAAGCCGGGGACATACAGGGTGCAGTGTGCTGTTACACCAGAGCACTGAAGCTCAGCGACAACATACAGGAGAGCGCTGTACTGTACCGCAACCGCTCTGCATGCTACTTGAAACTGGCGGAGTATAACAAGGCAGAGACGGATGCCTCCAAAT CTCTCGATACTGACCCAAGTGATGTGAAAGCCAGGTTTCGGAGGGCTCAGGCTTTTCAGAAACTTGGACGTCTTGACCAGGCCTTTGTAGATGTGCAGCGGTGTGCCCAGCTTGAACCCAAAAATAAAGCATTCCAAGACCTCCTAAGACAGCTAGGGGCACAGATGCAGCAGCAG TCGCAACAACTAAACTCCACAGATGCACGTGTGCAACAGATGTTCGCACTCCTTGTAGATATGTCTGTTAAAGATTCTGACCGACAAAAG GCTGCCCAGAATCTAGTGGTGTTATCTCGAGAAGACGCAGGAGCTGAGCAGATTTTCCGAAATGATGGCGTAAGGCTGATTCATCAACTGCTTAAGTCAAACCAGGAGGATCTTGTCCTTTCTGCTCTGAGGACTCTGGTTGGCTTGTGTACAGAGCATCAGTCCAGA ACTATGGCAATAGTGAATGAGCTGGGCATGGATCAACTGTGTGCAGTCATGGGATCAGGAGGCTCTGCTATTTCTCTGGCCACCTGCCACCTGCTGCAGGTCATGTTTGAGGCTCTCACAGAGGGCATGAAGAGGGAGatcagaagaaaagaagaagccataCTTCCTG AACCATCCAAGGAGCTTCGCTCAATGCTACGTCACCTGTTGGAGATGCTGCCAGCATCAAATGTGTCAGGACCCGGCAGAGACAACGCCATCAACCTTCTAGTCAAACAAGTACCCCGCAAGTCCTTAAAGAACCCAGATAACTCCCTGACACTCTTGGTGATCGACCAGG GGCTGAAGAAGATTTTGGAGGTAGCTGCATCATTGCCTGAGCTCTCAGAAGGACCAAAACTGACAGAGAACTCCCACATGAGCTGCTCTGTCTTGCTTACCAAGCTTTATGATGATCTTCAAAGCGACAAGGAGAGGGAAAACTTCAACAAACTATGTGAAGACTATGTTCG ACAACAATTTAACCAAACAGATCTGGATGCCAAGCTGCGAGCCATCCAGACCGTATCTGTACTCCTCCAAGGGCCGAGCGATGTTGGCAACCGAACACTAGAGTTGTCAGGAATGATGGATGCAGTTATATCCTTGTGTGCTTCTGAAGATGTAAATCACCAGCAGGTAGCAGTGGAGGCTCTTATTCATGCAGCAGGTAAATCAAAGAGGGCTTCATTTATCACAGCCAATGGTGTAGCACTTCTCAAGGACCTCTACAAGAAAAGTGACAATGACAGGATACGCGTGAGAGCCTTGGTG GGTTTGTGCAAACTTGGATCAGCAGGAGGGACAGATTTCAGCATGAAGCAGTTTGCAGAAGGATCCACACTAAAGCTGTCCAAGCAGTGCAGGAA ATGGCTTTGTAACGAGTCTCTGCCTGCTACATCCCGTCGATGGTCTGTGGAAGGTCTTGCCTATCTCACCTTTGATGCTGATGTCAAAGAAGACTTGGTTGATGACAAGAATGCTCTTTGGGCCATGTTTGAACTAGCAAAG TCTGAGGACAAAACTGTGCTCTTTGCTGTTGGCTCCACTCTAGTGAACTGTACCAACAGTTATGAGGTGGAAAAGCCTGATCCTCAGATGGTCGAGCTGGCCAAGTATGCAAAGCAGCATGTGCCAGAGGAGCACCCCAAG GATGCAGCTTCGTATGTAGAGAAGAGGCTGACAAAGTTGCTGGAGGCCGGAGCGGTTTCTGCATTAGTGTGTATGGTAAAACATGAGAGTCCTGCACTCACAGATGCTTGTAGAGAATGTATCGCCAG GGTGTTCTTGGCTTTGGTGGAGCGACAGGAAGATAGAGGCACAGTAGTGGCACAAGGTGGGGGAAAG GCTCTCATCCCACTGGCATCTGATAACACTGATGTAGGAAAAGTCAAAGCAGCACAAGCTCTTTCTAAAATTACTATTACATCCAATCCAGAGATTGCCTTCCCAGGagaaagg ATTTATGAGGTTGTGCGCCCCCTGGTCAGTCTGTTAAGTCTTCATTGCACCTTGCTCCAGAACTTTGAAGCACTCATGGCTTTGACCAACCTGGCTGGAATCAGTGAGCGACTAAG ACAAAAGATAATAAAAGAGAAGGCTGTGCCAAAAATTGAAGGGTACATGTTTGAGGAGCACAACCTGGTCCGAGCAGCTGCCACAGAGTGCATGTGTAACCTCATTTTGAGCACAGAG GTGCAGGAGCTGTACCTTCCCACTGGCAATGATCGCCTTAAGCTGCTTGTGCTCTACTGTGGCGAGGATGACGAAAGGCTGAGAAGAGCCGCTGCAGGAACGCTCGCCATGTTGACTGCTGAGCAGCCTGAGCTTTGTGCTCGTATCACCGCAGCA accacCCACTGGCTGGAGATCCTGCAGGCACTGCTACTCAGTGAAATATCTGATTTGCGCCATCGTGGAGTGGTCATAGTTCGTAACATGATGCAAGCTGAGAAGAGTCTTGCAGAGACACTAATTGAGAGTGAAGTTTTGGAGATTCTTTCGGTTTTAGCAAAGGGAGGGCAGATTGCACTAGAACCAGCCACAGAAATAGCTCAGAGCTGCCTGGATAAGGCGATGGAGTATGGCATCATCATGAGtagagaggaaaacaaaagtcCAGAAGTAATGAAATCTTGA
- the unc45a gene encoding protein unc-45 homolog A isoform X3, giving the protein MFALLVDMSVKDSDRQKAAQNLVVLSREDAGAEQIFRNDGVRLIHQLLKSNQEDLVLSALRTLVGLCTEHQSRTMAIVNELGMDQLCAVMGSGGSAISLATCHLLQVMFEALTEGMKREIRRKEEAILPEPSKELRSMLRHLLEMLPASNVSGPGRDNAINLLVKQVPRKSLKNPDNSLTLLVIDQGLKKILEVAASLPELSEGPKLTENSHMSCSVLLTKLYDDLQSDKERENFNKLCEDYVRQQFNQTDLDAKLRAIQTVSVLLQGPSDVGNRTLELSGMMDAVISLCASEDVNHQQVAVEALIHAAGKSKRASFITANGVALLKDLYKKSDNDRIRVRALVGLCKLGSAGGTDFSMKQFAEGSTLKLSKQCRKWLCNESLPATSRRWSVEGLAYLTFDADVKEDLVDDKNALWAMFELAKSEDKTVLFAVGSTLVNCTNSYEVEKPDPQMVELAKYAKQHVPEEHPKDAASYVEKRLTKLLEAGAVSALVCMVKHESPALTDACRECIARVFLALVERQEDRGTVVAQGGGKALIPLASDNTDVGKVKAAQALSKITITSNPEIAFPGERIYEVVRPLVSLLSLHCTLLQNFEALMALTNLAGISERLRQKIIKEKAVPKIEGYMFEEHNLVRAAATECMCNLILSTEVQELYLPTGNDRLKLLVLYCGEDDERLRRAAAGTLAMLTAEQPELCARITAATTHWLEILQALLLSEISDLRHRGVVIVRNMMQAEKSLAETLIESEVLEILSVLAKGGQIALEPATEIAQSCLDKAMEYGIIMSREENKSPEVMKS; this is encoded by the exons ATGTTCGCACTCCTTGTAGATATGTCTGTTAAAGATTCTGACCGACAAAAG GCTGCCCAGAATCTAGTGGTGTTATCTCGAGAAGACGCAGGAGCTGAGCAGATTTTCCGAAATGATGGCGTAAGGCTGATTCATCAACTGCTTAAGTCAAACCAGGAGGATCTTGTCCTTTCTGCTCTGAGGACTCTGGTTGGCTTGTGTACAGAGCATCAGTCCAGA ACTATGGCAATAGTGAATGAGCTGGGCATGGATCAACTGTGTGCAGTCATGGGATCAGGAGGCTCTGCTATTTCTCTGGCCACCTGCCACCTGCTGCAGGTCATGTTTGAGGCTCTCACAGAGGGCATGAAGAGGGAGatcagaagaaaagaagaagccataCTTCCTG AACCATCCAAGGAGCTTCGCTCAATGCTACGTCACCTGTTGGAGATGCTGCCAGCATCAAATGTGTCAGGACCCGGCAGAGACAACGCCATCAACCTTCTAGTCAAACAAGTACCCCGCAAGTCCTTAAAGAACCCAGATAACTCCCTGACACTCTTGGTGATCGACCAGG GGCTGAAGAAGATTTTGGAGGTAGCTGCATCATTGCCTGAGCTCTCAGAAGGACCAAAACTGACAGAGAACTCCCACATGAGCTGCTCTGTCTTGCTTACCAAGCTTTATGATGATCTTCAAAGCGACAAGGAGAGGGAAAACTTCAACAAACTATGTGAAGACTATGTTCG ACAACAATTTAACCAAACAGATCTGGATGCCAAGCTGCGAGCCATCCAGACCGTATCTGTACTCCTCCAAGGGCCGAGCGATGTTGGCAACCGAACACTAGAGTTGTCAGGAATGATGGATGCAGTTATATCCTTGTGTGCTTCTGAAGATGTAAATCACCAGCAGGTAGCAGTGGAGGCTCTTATTCATGCAGCAGGTAAATCAAAGAGGGCTTCATTTATCACAGCCAATGGTGTAGCACTTCTCAAGGACCTCTACAAGAAAAGTGACAATGACAGGATACGCGTGAGAGCCTTGGTG GGTTTGTGCAAACTTGGATCAGCAGGAGGGACAGATTTCAGCATGAAGCAGTTTGCAGAAGGATCCACACTAAAGCTGTCCAAGCAGTGCAGGAA ATGGCTTTGTAACGAGTCTCTGCCTGCTACATCCCGTCGATGGTCTGTGGAAGGTCTTGCCTATCTCACCTTTGATGCTGATGTCAAAGAAGACTTGGTTGATGACAAGAATGCTCTTTGGGCCATGTTTGAACTAGCAAAG TCTGAGGACAAAACTGTGCTCTTTGCTGTTGGCTCCACTCTAGTGAACTGTACCAACAGTTATGAGGTGGAAAAGCCTGATCCTCAGATGGTCGAGCTGGCCAAGTATGCAAAGCAGCATGTGCCAGAGGAGCACCCCAAG GATGCAGCTTCGTATGTAGAGAAGAGGCTGACAAAGTTGCTGGAGGCCGGAGCGGTTTCTGCATTAGTGTGTATGGTAAAACATGAGAGTCCTGCACTCACAGATGCTTGTAGAGAATGTATCGCCAG GGTGTTCTTGGCTTTGGTGGAGCGACAGGAAGATAGAGGCACAGTAGTGGCACAAGGTGGGGGAAAG GCTCTCATCCCACTGGCATCTGATAACACTGATGTAGGAAAAGTCAAAGCAGCACAAGCTCTTTCTAAAATTACTATTACATCCAATCCAGAGATTGCCTTCCCAGGagaaagg ATTTATGAGGTTGTGCGCCCCCTGGTCAGTCTGTTAAGTCTTCATTGCACCTTGCTCCAGAACTTTGAAGCACTCATGGCTTTGACCAACCTGGCTGGAATCAGTGAGCGACTAAG ACAAAAGATAATAAAAGAGAAGGCTGTGCCAAAAATTGAAGGGTACATGTTTGAGGAGCACAACCTGGTCCGAGCAGCTGCCACAGAGTGCATGTGTAACCTCATTTTGAGCACAGAG GTGCAGGAGCTGTACCTTCCCACTGGCAATGATCGCCTTAAGCTGCTTGTGCTCTACTGTGGCGAGGATGACGAAAGGCTGAGAAGAGCCGCTGCAGGAACGCTCGCCATGTTGACTGCTGAGCAGCCTGAGCTTTGTGCTCGTATCACCGCAGCA accacCCACTGGCTGGAGATCCTGCAGGCACTGCTACTCAGTGAAATATCTGATTTGCGCCATCGTGGAGTGGTCATAGTTCGTAACATGATGCAAGCTGAGAAGAGTCTTGCAGAGACACTAATTGAGAGTGAAGTTTTGGAGATTCTTTCGGTTTTAGCAAAGGGAGGGCAGATTGCACTAGAACCAGCCACAGAAATAGCTCAGAGCTGCCTGGATAAGGCGATGGAGTATGGCATCATCATGAGtagagaggaaaacaaaagtcCAGAAGTAATGAAATCTTGA
- the unc45a gene encoding protein unc-45 homolog A isoform X2, with amino-acid sequence MSQTQKQRGPEALREEGNGLFKAGDIQGAVCCYTRALKLSDNIQESAVLYRNRSACYLKLAEYNKAETDASKSLDTDPSDVKARFRRAQAFQKLGRLDQAFVDVQRCAQLEPKNKAFQDLLRQLGAQMQQQSQQLNSTDARVQQMFALLVDMSVKDSDRQKAAQNLVVLSREDAGAEQIFRNDGVRLIHQLLKSNQEDLVLSALRTLVGLCTEHQSRTMAIVNELGMDQLCAVMGSGGSAISLATCHLLQVMFEALTEGMKREIRRKEEAILPEPSKELRSMLRHLLEMLPASNVSGPGRDNAINLLVKQVPRKSLKNPDNSLTLLVIDQGLKKILEVAASLPELSEGPKLTENSHMSCSVLLTKLYDDLQSDKERENFNKLCEDYVRQQFNQTDLDAKLRAIQTVSVLLQGPSDVGNRTLELSGMMDAVISLCASEDVNHQQVAVEALIHAAGKSKRASFITANGVALLKDLYKKSDNDRIRVRALVGLCKLGSAGGTDFSMKQFAEGSTLKLSKQCRKWLCNESLPATSRRWSVEGLAYLTFDADVKEDLVDDKNALWAMFELAKSEDKTVLFAVGSTLVNCTNSYEVEKPDPQMVELAKYAKQHVPEEHPKDAASYVEKRLTKLLEAGAVSALVCMVKHESPALTDACRECIARVFLALVERQEDRGTVVAQGGGKALIPLASDNTDVGKVKAAQALSKITITSNPEIAFPGERIYEVVRPLVSLLSLHCTLLQNFEALMALTNLAGISERLRQKIIKEKAVPKIEGYMFEEHNLVRAAATECMCNLILSTEVQELYLPTGNDRLKLLVLYCGEDDERLRRAAAGTLAMLTAEQPELCARITAATTHWLEILQALLLSEISDLRHRGVVIVRNMMQAEKSLAETLIESEVLEILSVLAKGGQIALEPATEIAQSCLDKAMEYGIIMSREENKSPEVMKS; translated from the exons ATGAGCCAGACACAAAAACAGAGG GGCCCTGAAGCCCTGAGGGAAGAGGGGAATGGCCTTTTCAAAGCCGGGGACATACAGGGTGCAGTGTGCTGTTACACCAGAGCACTGAAGCTCAGCGACAACATACAGGAGAGCGCTGTACTGTACCGCAACCGCTCTGCATGCTACTTGAAACTGGCGGAGTATAACAAGGCAGAGACGGATGCCTCCAAAT CTCTCGATACTGACCCAAGTGATGTGAAAGCCAGGTTTCGGAGGGCTCAGGCTTTTCAGAAACTTGGACGTCTTGACCAGGCCTTTGTAGATGTGCAGCGGTGTGCCCAGCTTGAACCCAAAAATAAAGCATTCCAAGACCTCCTAAGACAGCTAGGGGCACAGATGCAGCAGCAG TCGCAACAACTAAACTCCACAGATGCACGTGTGCAACAGATGTTCGCACTCCTTGTAGATATGTCTGTTAAAGATTCTGACCGACAAAAG GCTGCCCAGAATCTAGTGGTGTTATCTCGAGAAGACGCAGGAGCTGAGCAGATTTTCCGAAATGATGGCGTAAGGCTGATTCATCAACTGCTTAAGTCAAACCAGGAGGATCTTGTCCTTTCTGCTCTGAGGACTCTGGTTGGCTTGTGTACAGAGCATCAGTCCAGA ACTATGGCAATAGTGAATGAGCTGGGCATGGATCAACTGTGTGCAGTCATGGGATCAGGAGGCTCTGCTATTTCTCTGGCCACCTGCCACCTGCTGCAGGTCATGTTTGAGGCTCTCACAGAGGGCATGAAGAGGGAGatcagaagaaaagaagaagccataCTTCCTG AACCATCCAAGGAGCTTCGCTCAATGCTACGTCACCTGTTGGAGATGCTGCCAGCATCAAATGTGTCAGGACCCGGCAGAGACAACGCCATCAACCTTCTAGTCAAACAAGTACCCCGCAAGTCCTTAAAGAACCCAGATAACTCCCTGACACTCTTGGTGATCGACCAGG GGCTGAAGAAGATTTTGGAGGTAGCTGCATCATTGCCTGAGCTCTCAGAAGGACCAAAACTGACAGAGAACTCCCACATGAGCTGCTCTGTCTTGCTTACCAAGCTTTATGATGATCTTCAAAGCGACAAGGAGAGGGAAAACTTCAACAAACTATGTGAAGACTATGTTCG ACAACAATTTAACCAAACAGATCTGGATGCCAAGCTGCGAGCCATCCAGACCGTATCTGTACTCCTCCAAGGGCCGAGCGATGTTGGCAACCGAACACTAGAGTTGTCAGGAATGATGGATGCAGTTATATCCTTGTGTGCTTCTGAAGATGTAAATCACCAGCAGGTAGCAGTGGAGGCTCTTATTCATGCAGCAGGTAAATCAAAGAGGGCTTCATTTATCACAGCCAATGGTGTAGCACTTCTCAAGGACCTCTACAAGAAAAGTGACAATGACAGGATACGCGTGAGAGCCTTGGTG GGTTTGTGCAAACTTGGATCAGCAGGAGGGACAGATTTCAGCATGAAGCAGTTTGCAGAAGGATCCACACTAAAGCTGTCCAAGCAGTGCAGGAA ATGGCTTTGTAACGAGTCTCTGCCTGCTACATCCCGTCGATGGTCTGTGGAAGGTCTTGCCTATCTCACCTTTGATGCTGATGTCAAAGAAGACTTGGTTGATGACAAGAATGCTCTTTGGGCCATGTTTGAACTAGCAAAG TCTGAGGACAAAACTGTGCTCTTTGCTGTTGGCTCCACTCTAGTGAACTGTACCAACAGTTATGAGGTGGAAAAGCCTGATCCTCAGATGGTCGAGCTGGCCAAGTATGCAAAGCAGCATGTGCCAGAGGAGCACCCCAAG GATGCAGCTTCGTATGTAGAGAAGAGGCTGACAAAGTTGCTGGAGGCCGGAGCGGTTTCTGCATTAGTGTGTATGGTAAAACATGAGAGTCCTGCACTCACAGATGCTTGTAGAGAATGTATCGCCAG GGTGTTCTTGGCTTTGGTGGAGCGACAGGAAGATAGAGGCACAGTAGTGGCACAAGGTGGGGGAAAG GCTCTCATCCCACTGGCATCTGATAACACTGATGTAGGAAAAGTCAAAGCAGCACAAGCTCTTTCTAAAATTACTATTACATCCAATCCAGAGATTGCCTTCCCAGGagaaagg ATTTATGAGGTTGTGCGCCCCCTGGTCAGTCTGTTAAGTCTTCATTGCACCTTGCTCCAGAACTTTGAAGCACTCATGGCTTTGACCAACCTGGCTGGAATCAGTGAGCGACTAAG ACAAAAGATAATAAAAGAGAAGGCTGTGCCAAAAATTGAAGGGTACATGTTTGAGGAGCACAACCTGGTCCGAGCAGCTGCCACAGAGTGCATGTGTAACCTCATTTTGAGCACAGAG GTGCAGGAGCTGTACCTTCCCACTGGCAATGATCGCCTTAAGCTGCTTGTGCTCTACTGTGGCGAGGATGACGAAAGGCTGAGAAGAGCCGCTGCAGGAACGCTCGCCATGTTGACTGCTGAGCAGCCTGAGCTTTGTGCTCGTATCACCGCAGCA accacCCACTGGCTGGAGATCCTGCAGGCACTGCTACTCAGTGAAATATCTGATTTGCGCCATCGTGGAGTGGTCATAGTTCGTAACATGATGCAAGCTGAGAAGAGTCTTGCAGAGACACTAATTGAGAGTGAAGTTTTGGAGATTCTTTCGGTTTTAGCAAAGGGAGGGCAGATTGCACTAGAACCAGCCACAGAAATAGCTCAGAGCTGCCTGGATAAGGCGATGGAGTATGGCATCATCATGAGtagagaggaaaacaaaagtcCAGAAGTAATGAAATCTTGA